A stretch of the Photobacterium toruni genome encodes the following:
- the ubiK gene encoding ubiquinone biosynthesis accessory factor UbiK — translation MFDPKKLEQVAKQIQDAMPKPVKDLGNDVEQKVRQVIQAQLGKLDVVTREEFDVQTQVLLRTRQKLTELEQKLAAFEAKLNADDNNKA, via the coding sequence ATGTTCGATCCAAAGAAACTTGAGCAAGTAGCTAAACAAATTCAAGATGCAATGCCTAAACCAGTAAAAGATCTAGGCAATGATGTTGAACAAAAAGTACGTCAGGTGATCCAAGCACAACTAGGGAAACTGGATGTTGTCACTCGGGAAGAGTTTGACGTTCAAACTCAAGTGCTACTACGTACTCGCCAAAAGCTCACTGAGCTTGAGCAAAAGCTAGCAGCATTTGAAGCTAAACTTAATGCTGATGACAACAATAAAGCTTAA
- the ilvC gene encoding ketol-acid reductoisomerase codes for MANYFNTLNLRQQLDQLGRCRFMDRAEFATEADYLKGKKVVIVGCGAQGLNQGLNMRDSGLNVAYALRQAAIDEQRPSFKNARDNGFEVGSYEQLIPNADLVVNLTPDKQHTNVVETVMPLMKQGAALGYSHGFNIVEEGMLIRQDLTVVMVAPKCPGTEVREEYKRGFGVPTLIAVHPENDPQGDGLEIAKAWAAATGGHRAGVLESSFVAEVKSDLMGEQTILCGMLQAGSIVCYEKMLADGIAPEYAGKLLQFGWETITEALKFGGVTHMMDRLSNPAKVAAFDLSEQLKDLMRPLYNKHMDDIISGHFSSTMMADWANDDAELLGWRGETAETQFENYPQSDIQISEQEYFDHGILMVAMVRAGVELAFEAMTASGIIDESAYYESLHELPLIANTVARKRLYEMNVVISDTAEYGNYLFANVATPLLRDHFMATVTTDVIGHGLATTTNFVDNQKLIEVNEALRNHPVEIIGKQLRGYMKDMKHIAVGG; via the coding sequence ATGGCTAATTATTTCAATACCTTAAATTTACGCCAGCAGTTAGATCAACTGGGCCGTTGTCGTTTTATGGATCGTGCTGAATTTGCGACTGAAGCTGATTACCTGAAGGGTAAAAAAGTGGTTATTGTCGGATGTGGCGCACAAGGTCTTAACCAAGGCCTTAATATGCGTGATTCAGGCTTGAATGTTGCTTACGCACTGCGTCAGGCTGCTATTGATGAGCAACGTCCATCATTTAAAAATGCGCGTGATAATGGTTTTGAAGTTGGTAGCTATGAACAACTGATTCCGAATGCTGATTTGGTGGTAAATCTGACACCAGATAAACAACACACCAATGTAGTTGAAACGGTGATGCCACTGATGAAGCAAGGCGCGGCATTGGGTTACTCTCATGGTTTTAATATCGTTGAAGAAGGGATGCTAATCCGTCAAGATTTAACCGTAGTAATGGTTGCACCTAAGTGTCCAGGTACGGAAGTACGTGAAGAATACAAGCGTGGTTTTGGTGTACCAACCTTGATTGCGGTTCACCCTGAAAACGATCCACAAGGTGATGGCCTTGAAATTGCTAAAGCATGGGCTGCTGCAACTGGGGGTCATCGTGCGGGTGTACTTGAGTCATCGTTTGTGGCGGAAGTGAAGTCTGACCTGATGGGTGAACAAACTATTTTATGTGGCATGCTACAAGCTGGTTCAATTGTTTGTTATGAAAAAATGCTGGCTGATGGTATTGCACCAGAATATGCAGGTAAATTACTTCAATTTGGTTGGGAAACTATCACTGAAGCGCTGAAGTTTGGCGGCGTTACTCATATGATGGATCGTCTTTCAAACCCAGCTAAAGTTGCCGCGTTTGATTTATCTGAGCAGCTAAAAGATCTTATGCGTCCACTATATAACAAACATATGGATGACATTATTTCAGGTCACTTCTCAAGTACGATGATGGCTGATTGGGCTAATGATGATGCTGAGTTATTAGGCTGGCGTGGTGAAACTGCTGAAACACAATTTGAAAACTACCCACAATCTGATATTCAAATTTCAGAACAAGAATACTTTGATCACGGTATTTTGATGGTTGCAATGGTGCGTGCTGGGGTTGAGTTAGCTTTTGAAGCGATGACAGCGTCAGGTATTATTGATGAGTCAGCATATTACGAGTCATTACATGAACTGCCTTTAATTGCGAATACTGTTGCTCGTAAGCGTCTGTATGAAATGAATGTGGTTATCTCTGATACTGCAGAATATGGTAACTATTTATTTGCGAATGTGGCGACACCGCTATTACGTGATCATTTCATGGCTACGGTAACAACGGATGTGATTGGTCATGGTTTGGCTACAACGACTAACTTTGTTGATAACCAAAAGTTAATTGAAGTGAATGAAGCACTACGTAATCATCCAGTTGAAATAATTGGTAAGCAACTACGTGGTTATATGAAAGATATGAAGCATATTGCTGTTGGTGGTTAA
- a CDS encoding YigZ family protein codes for MSTLEPYLIPLQPVIFEEEIKKSHFITYLAHTASIEAAKQFINEIKSAHPNANHHCWGFVAGRPTDSMLWGFSDDGEPSGTAGKPILAQLSGSGVGELTAVVVRYFGGIHLGTGGLVKAYGGGVQRGLTLLTTQQKIIISELFLCCDYNQISLVEALLSEYNGTQLKADYGQQVSMHLALDNRIVTEFSTQLINRSGGRIIATSTSES; via the coding sequence ATGTCAACCTTGGAACCTTATTTGATTCCACTGCAGCCAGTGATTTTTGAAGAAGAAATCAAGAAGAGCCATTTTATAACTTATTTAGCCCATACGGCGTCGATTGAAGCCGCTAAGCAGTTTATTAATGAAATAAAATCAGCTCACCCAAATGCTAATCATCATTGTTGGGGATTTGTTGCTGGTAGACCAACAGATTCAATGTTGTGGGGATTTAGTGATGATGGTGAGCCTTCAGGAACGGCAGGAAAACCGATACTGGCGCAATTAAGCGGCTCCGGTGTGGGCGAACTAACTGCAGTTGTTGTGCGCTATTTTGGCGGTATCCATTTAGGGACGGGTGGGTTAGTTAAGGCCTATGGTGGAGGGGTCCAACGAGGATTAACGTTACTGACCACACAACAAAAGATCATCATCAGTGAGTTGTTTCTATGTTGTGATTATAATCAAATATCATTAGTTGAAGCGTTATTAAGTGAATATAACGGCACGCAATTGAAGGCTGATTATGGCCAACAAGTCAGCATGCATTTAGCACTTGATAATCGTATTGTGACTGAGTTTAGTACCCAATTAATTAATCGTAGTGGTGGACGGATCATCGCAACATCAACCTCAGAGAGTTAA
- the ilvY gene encoding HTH-type transcriptional activator IlvY — MNIKNLQLFLHLSDSLSFHHTAQSMHISPSALSRVIQRLEQELGQSLFNRDNRHVELTMAGKKLIPVATTIVANWLSLKTELNSDSSILQGKLKIFCSVTASYTHLPAILTAFRQRYPQIEIQLLTGDSALAIDKILTDEADVAITAKPEQLSTKLTYIELDHIPLSVISPTIAPPAIQQLLDQGPNWQALPFIIAESGPARSRANSWFKQKKISPPIYAQISGHEAIVSMVALGCGIGIAPDVVINNSPMNDKVQRFPAELIAPLSLGLCCKQSRHQEKVLKALLQLF, encoded by the coding sequence ATGAACATTAAAAACTTGCAACTTTTTCTTCACCTCAGTGATTCGCTAAGTTTCCATCACACAGCTCAATCAATGCATATCAGTCCATCAGCTCTTAGTCGCGTCATTCAACGTCTAGAACAAGAGTTAGGACAAAGCTTATTCAATCGCGATAATCGCCATGTTGAGCTTACGATGGCAGGGAAAAAACTAATTCCGGTCGCGACCACAATTGTTGCTAACTGGTTATCACTGAAAACAGAATTAAATAGTGATAGCTCGATACTTCAAGGAAAGTTAAAAATATTTTGCTCAGTCACTGCAAGTTATACTCATTTACCTGCAATATTAACCGCTTTTCGCCAACGTTATCCGCAAATAGAAATTCAGTTATTAACTGGAGACTCTGCACTAGCGATCGATAAAATTCTTACAGATGAAGCAGATGTCGCTATTACAGCCAAACCAGAACAGCTTTCAACTAAATTAACTTATATAGAATTAGATCATATTCCACTATCAGTAATCTCGCCTACTATTGCGCCGCCAGCAATTCAACAGCTATTAGATCAAGGTCCAAATTGGCAAGCACTGCCTTTTATTATTGCGGAGTCAGGCCCAGCAAGATCGCGGGCTAATTCGTGGTTTAAACAAAAAAAGATTTCACCGCCTATTTATGCGCAAATTTCTGGCCATGAAGCCATTGTGAGTATGGTTGCTTTGGGGTGTGGTATTGGGATTGCGCCTGATGTTGTTATCAATAACAGTCCAATGAATGATAAAGTGCAGCGTTTTCCAGCGGAATTGATTGCACCATTAAGTTTAGGGCTTTGTTGTAAACAATCACGCCATCAAGAAAAGGTATTAAAAGCATTACTTCAATTATTTTAA
- the hemG gene encoding menaquinone-dependent protoporphyrinogen IX dehydrogenase codes for MEKVLLLHSSCEGQTIKILNHIEQDLGEQYQCDYADIHAKQKIDFSGYDRILIGASVRYGHLNKKLYQFIEQNAASLDQEKVAFFCVNLTARKEGKDTPATSAYMKKFLLKSPWHPKMMAVFAGALRYPRYNFFDRTMIKLIMKLTGGETDTTQEVEYTNWQKVSEFSRQFRVL; via the coding sequence ATGGAAAAGGTATTATTACTGCATTCTAGTTGTGAAGGACAAACGATTAAAATCCTTAACCATATAGAGCAGGACTTAGGTGAGCAGTATCAATGTGATTATGCTGACATACATGCAAAGCAAAAAATTGATTTCAGTGGTTATGATCGCATACTTATTGGCGCTTCCGTACGTTATGGCCATTTAAATAAAAAGCTATATCAATTTATAGAGCAAAATGCAGCGAGTCTTGATCAAGAAAAAGTGGCTTTTTTCTGTGTTAACCTCACAGCTCGTAAAGAAGGTAAAGATACGCCAGCAACCAGCGCTTATATGAAAAAGTTTTTATTAAAGTCACCATGGCACCCTAAAATGATGGCGGTATTTGCTGGAGCATTGCGTTATCCGCGTTATAACTTTTTTGATCGCACCATGATTAAGTTAATAATGAAGCTTACTGGTGGTGAAACGGATACAACTCAAGAAGTGGAATATACCAATTGGCAAAAGGTGTCTGAATTTAGCCGACAATTTAGAGTGTTATAA
- a CDS encoding TrkH family potassium uptake protein, giving the protein MQFRSIIRIVGLLLALFSVTMLIPALVALIYRDGAGFPFVVTFFLLLAGGSALWLPNRRHRHELKARDGFLIVVLFWAVIGSAGAVPFLLSKTPDLSVADSFFESFSALTTTGATVIVGLDYLPKAILFYRQLLQWFGGMGIIVLAVAILPVLGIGGMQLYRAETPGPVKDSKMTPRIAETAKTLWYIYLALTIACALAFWLAGMSGFDAISHSFSTVAIGGFSTHDASIGYFNSPTINMITVVFLLISACNFSLHFAAFGNGNISLKTYWRDPEFRAFLVVQAVLFAICFGMLLKHHSYNSSFDAFDQALFQTVSISTTAGFTTTGFSDWPLFLPVLLLFSSFIGGCAGSTGGGMKVIRMLLLSLQGVRELKRLVHPRAVYTIKLGHKALPQRVVDAVWGFFSAYALVFVVCMLALIATGIDELTAFSAVAATLNNLGPGLGEVAIHFGQINDSAKWILIIAMLFGRLEVFTLLVLFTPTFWRN; this is encoded by the coding sequence ATGCAGTTTCGTTCAATTATACGTATCGTCGGGCTGTTGCTCGCTTTATTTAGCGTCACTATGCTTATCCCTGCCTTAGTCGCGTTGATTTACCGTGATGGGGCTGGGTTTCCCTTTGTTGTAACCTTCTTTTTATTACTTGCGGGGGGATCCGCATTATGGCTTCCTAATCGCCGTCATCGACATGAACTAAAAGCTCGTGATGGCTTCCTTATTGTCGTGTTGTTTTGGGCTGTTATTGGCAGCGCTGGCGCAGTACCTTTTTTATTATCTAAAACACCTGATTTGTCGGTTGCTGACTCCTTTTTTGAATCATTTTCTGCACTGACAACAACAGGCGCAACGGTGATTGTTGGTCTTGATTATTTACCCAAAGCGATTTTATTTTACCGCCAGTTATTACAATGGTTTGGTGGAATGGGAATTATCGTATTAGCGGTCGCAATATTACCGGTATTGGGTATTGGTGGTATGCAGTTATATCGTGCTGAAACGCCAGGACCGGTAAAAGATAGTAAAATGACGCCGCGGATTGCCGAAACAGCAAAAACCTTATGGTATATTTATTTAGCGTTAACAATTGCTTGCGCATTAGCATTTTGGCTTGCTGGCATGAGTGGTTTTGATGCGATATCACACAGTTTTTCAACTGTTGCAATTGGTGGGTTTTCTACTCACGATGCCAGTATTGGTTATTTTAATAGTCCTACTATTAATATGATCACCGTTGTTTTTCTTTTAATTTCAGCCTGTAATTTTTCTTTGCATTTTGCGGCGTTTGGTAATGGCAATATAAGCCTTAAAACATATTGGCGAGATCCTGAGTTTCGAGCTTTTTTGGTCGTACAAGCTGTTTTATTTGCTATATGTTTTGGCATGTTATTAAAGCATCATTCCTACAACAGTTCTTTTGATGCTTTTGATCAAGCGCTGTTTCAAACGGTGTCTATTTCTACGACGGCAGGATTTACTACTACTGGATTTTCTGACTGGCCGTTATTTTTACCTGTTTTATTGTTGTTCTCCTCTTTTATAGGGGGGTGTGCTGGCTCAACGGGAGGCGGTATGAAAGTGATTCGAATGTTGTTACTTTCATTACAAGGGGTGAGAGAACTAAAACGGCTAGTGCATCCTCGCGCGGTGTATACCATTAAACTTGGACATAAAGCGTTACCACAACGGGTTGTTGATGCGGTGTGGGGATTTTTCTCTGCCTATGCATTGGTGTTTGTGGTGTGTATGTTGGCACTTATTGCAACGGGTATCGATGAATTAACTGCCTTTTCCGCTGTGGCAGCGACACTCAATAATTTAGGTCCTGGTTTAGGTGAGGTTGCGATTCATTTTGGGCAAATAAATGATTCCGCGAAATGGATCCTCATTATTGCTATGCTATTTGGTCGTTTAGAAGTGTTTACATTATTAGTTTTATTTACGCCGACATTTTGGCGTAATTAA
- the fadB gene encoding fatty acid oxidation complex subunit alpha FadB — translation MIYHGETLSVRYLEDGIAELIFDAPTSINKFDLATLESFNLALDALYQQPNLKGLILRSTKAAFIVGADITEFLGLFALPADQLSKWLDHANTIFNKLEDLPVPTLSAINGYALGGGCECVLATDFRIADHQARIGLPETKLGIMPGFGGTVRLPRLIGADCAMEMITSGKDNKADLALKLGLVDAIVATEILPTAALRIIKQAIAGDLDWQQRRSQKKTPLQLTTTEALMSFTTAKAMVANIAGQHYPAPMAAVTAIEAAAIYERKQALAIENAHFVTLAKTDVAQALVGIFINDQYLKNKAKQAIKIAQPTQQAMVLGAGIMGGGIAYQSVTNHVPVIMKDISNDALILGMQQAAKLLNKKLTRGRIDGLQMAATLATITPTLTYSDANHVDIVIEAVIENPTIKAAVLAEVEQQVADTTVITSNTSTIPINLLAQSLQRPQNFCGMHFFNPVHKMPLVEIIRGQHTSDETIAQVVAYATKMRKKPIVVNDCPGFFVNRVLFPYLAAFSLLLRDGGDYRHIDNIMEKDFGWPMGPAYLLDVVGIDTAHHAQKVMAEGFPQRMAKHDTDAIDVLYEQQRFGQKTGSGFFNYHLDRKGKPKKTVDPQITDLLAAVTATPTSSANTTVIDRMMIPMINEVVRCLEENIIATPAEADMALVYGLGFPPFKGGVFRYLDTLGLANYVALADSYQSLGPLYHVPDGLRAKAAADECYYPTVTAASLRS, via the coding sequence ATGATTTACCACGGTGAAACACTCTCTGTACGCTACCTTGAAGACGGGATTGCTGAACTCATTTTTGATGCGCCAACCTCCATCAATAAATTCGATCTCGCGACCCTTGAAAGCTTTAACCTTGCTCTTGATGCACTCTACCAACAACCTAATCTCAAGGGCTTAATTCTACGCTCAACCAAAGCGGCATTTATTGTTGGTGCCGATATTACTGAGTTTCTAGGTTTATTTGCTCTGCCTGCTGATCAACTTTCAAAATGGCTTGATCACGCCAATACGATTTTTAATAAATTAGAAGATTTACCCGTTCCAACCCTCTCAGCGATTAATGGTTATGCTCTTGGCGGTGGCTGCGAATGTGTACTTGCCACCGATTTTAGAATTGCAGATCATCAAGCACGAATTGGATTACCCGAAACTAAACTCGGTATCATGCCTGGATTTGGAGGAACAGTTCGCTTACCACGGTTAATTGGCGCTGACTGTGCAATGGAAATGATCACCTCAGGTAAAGATAACAAAGCCGATTTAGCCTTAAAGCTAGGACTTGTTGATGCGATCGTTGCCACCGAGATCTTACCAACAGCAGCATTGCGTATCATTAAACAGGCCATTGCGGGTGATTTAGACTGGCAACAACGTCGTTCTCAAAAAAAAACACCCTTACAGTTAACGACCACCGAAGCATTAATGAGTTTTACCACAGCCAAAGCTATGGTTGCTAACATTGCAGGTCAACATTACCCAGCACCAATGGCAGCAGTTACCGCGATCGAAGCGGCTGCAATTTATGAACGAAAACAAGCACTGGCTATTGAAAACGCCCACTTTGTTACTCTTGCTAAAACAGATGTTGCTCAAGCTTTAGTTGGCATTTTTATTAATGACCAATACCTAAAAAATAAAGCCAAACAAGCCATAAAAATAGCCCAACCGACACAACAAGCGATGGTATTGGGTGCAGGCATTATGGGCGGCGGTATTGCTTACCAATCAGTGACGAATCATGTCCCTGTGATCATGAAAGATATCTCTAACGACGCCTTAATACTGGGGATGCAACAAGCGGCGAAACTACTGAATAAAAAACTCACTCGAGGAAGAATTGATGGCTTACAAATGGCTGCAACATTGGCCACCATTACGCCAACTCTCACTTATTCTGATGCCAACCACGTTGATATCGTTATCGAAGCAGTGATTGAGAACCCCACGATAAAAGCGGCAGTACTCGCAGAGGTCGAACAACAGGTTGCTGATACCACAGTGATCACCTCAAACACTTCAACCATTCCGATTAATTTACTGGCTCAATCTTTACAACGTCCTCAAAATTTTTGCGGAATGCACTTTTTTAATCCCGTACACAAAATGCCATTAGTTGAGATCATTCGCGGCCAACACACTTCAGATGAAACTATTGCTCAAGTGGTCGCTTATGCCACAAAAATGCGCAAAAAACCTATTGTTGTTAATGATTGTCCTGGGTTCTTCGTTAATCGCGTTTTATTTCCTTATTTGGCAGCCTTTAGTTTATTGCTCCGTGATGGCGGTGATTACCGCCACATCGATAATATTATGGAGAAGGACTTTGGCTGGCCGATGGGGCCGGCTTACCTATTAGATGTTGTAGGCATTGATACTGCTCATCACGCTCAAAAAGTGATGGCAGAGGGATTTCCACAACGAATGGCTAAACACGATACCGATGCCATTGATGTCTTATACGAGCAGCAACGTTTTGGTCAGAAAACAGGATCAGGATTTTTTAATTATCATCTTGATAGAAAAGGTAAACCTAAAAAAACAGTGGATCCTCAAATCACAGATTTACTTGCGGCTGTTACTGCAACACCGACCTCATCTGCAAATACCACCGTTATCGATCGTATGATGATTCCAATGATTAATGAAGTGGTACGCTGCTTAGAAGAAAATATTATTGCAACGCCTGCAGAAGCGGATATGGCATTGGTTTACGGCTTAGGATTCCCCCCATTTAAAGGTGGAGTGTTCCGCTATTTAGACACCTTAGGTTTAGCTAATTACGTCGCATTAGCTGATAGTTATCAATCTCTCGGCCCTTTATATCACGTACCTGATGGCCTACGCGCCAAAGCTGCGGCTGATGAGTGTTATTACCCCACAGTTACTGCAGCATCATTGAGGAGCTGA
- the fadA gene encoding acetyl-CoA C-acyltransferase FadA: protein MNNVVVVDCIRTPMGRSKGGAFRHVRAEDLSAHLMTGLLTRNPQLDAHNIEDIYWGCVQQTLEQGFNIGRNAALLAGLPTTIGATTVNRLCGSSMQALHDATRAIMVGDAQSCLIGGVEHMGHVPMTHGVDFHPGLSKTVAKAAGMMGLTAEMLARKYDISRELQDQFGARSHQRAHAATIEGRFAREIFATEGHDSEGILTKYTTDEVIRPETTVAALSQLRPIFDPTHGTVTAGTSSALSDGAAAMLLMDERQARALGLPIRARIKAMAIAGCEPSLMGFGPVPATQKALQRAGLHLDDIDVIEFNEAFAAQTLPCIQALGLMDQLDEKINLNGGAIALGHPLGCSGARISTTLINIMEQQQARFGLASMCIGLGQGIATVFERVE, encoded by the coding sequence ATGAATAATGTAGTGGTTGTTGACTGTATTCGTACACCAATGGGACGCTCAAAAGGCGGCGCATTTCGTCATGTGCGCGCCGAAGATCTATCAGCACATTTAATGACAGGATTGCTAACCCGTAACCCTCAGTTAGATGCGCATAATATCGAAGATATTTATTGGGGTTGTGTGCAGCAAACCTTAGAACAAGGATTTAATATTGGTCGTAATGCAGCACTACTTGCAGGGCTACCAACCACCATTGGAGCAACGACCGTTAATCGTCTGTGTGGTTCATCCATGCAAGCACTGCATGATGCCACTCGCGCGATAATGGTGGGTGATGCACAAAGCTGTTTAATTGGCGGAGTTGAACATATGGGTCATGTACCAATGACTCACGGAGTTGATTTTCATCCTGGTCTGTCGAAAACCGTTGCTAAAGCTGCGGGAATGATGGGATTAACCGCCGAAATGTTAGCGCGAAAATACGATATTAGTCGAGAGCTTCAAGATCAATTTGGCGCGCGCTCACACCAACGCGCCCATGCAGCCACGATTGAAGGTCGATTTGCCCGTGAAATATTTGCAACAGAGGGCCATGATAGTGAGGGTATTTTAACTAAATATACTACCGATGAAGTCATTCGCCCCGAAACAACCGTAGCAGCATTAAGCCAGTTGCGGCCGATTTTTGATCCCACCCATGGCACAGTAACAGCTGGTACATCATCAGCATTATCGGACGGTGCGGCAGCAATGCTATTAATGGATGAACGCCAAGCACGCGCATTAGGTTTACCCATTCGCGCACGAATAAAAGCAATGGCGATTGCCGGTTGTGAGCCGTCATTAATGGGGTTCGGGCCAGTACCTGCGACTCAAAAAGCATTACAACGCGCAGGGTTACATTTAGATGATATTGACGTTATTGAATTCAATGAAGCCTTTGCAGCACAAACATTACCATGCATTCAAGCGCTGGGATTAATGGATCAGCTCGATGAAAAAATTAACCTTAACGGTGGTGCTATCGCTCTTGGTCACCCATTAGGATGTTCAGGTGCCCGTATCTCCACCACTCTTATCAATATTATGGAACAACAACAAGCTCGCTTTGGTTTGGCGAGTATGTGTATAGGATTGGGACAAGGCATCGCGACTGTCTTTGAACGAGTAGAATAA